The Peribacillus sp. FSL P2-0133 genome has a segment encoding these proteins:
- a CDS encoding ABC transporter permease, whose amino-acid sequence MNNLVQNEMMKMLAKKRLIIIGIIVGILVLMFTYAQYKQVEEQREKLGTDDWRAALQQQIIDTQNRLGSNRMLDEWREQLQVSLKQQQYYLDHDINPSEPGAATFTRMFLENSIDLFIPLLIMIVASDLVSSENGQGTIKLLLTRPVERWKILLSKYVTLLLSVSIIVAMTALLSYLLSGIVFGYQGWGAPVITGFELNGADVDVSQVRLVEQWKFLLMDLGLVWLVAVVVGTLSFMLSVLVRSTPAGMGIMLAALISGAILNNMVSSWESAKYFFMVNLKLTAYISGTAPPIEGMTLLSSVITLLVWWALALIVSFTVFTRRDVY is encoded by the coding sequence TTGAATAACTTGGTCCAAAATGAAATGATGAAGATGTTGGCAAAAAAGCGGCTGATCATAATCGGTATCATCGTTGGAATTTTAGTGTTGATGTTTACATATGCCCAATACAAACAAGTGGAAGAGCAGCGGGAGAAGTTGGGAACTGATGATTGGCGTGCAGCTCTTCAGCAGCAAATCATTGATACTCAAAATCGGTTGGGCTCGAATAGGATGCTGGATGAGTGGCGTGAACAGCTGCAAGTAAGTCTGAAGCAGCAGCAATATTATCTCGATCATGATATCAATCCCTCAGAACCAGGCGCAGCTACTTTTACACGCATGTTTTTGGAAAATTCAATCGATTTATTCATTCCGCTGTTGATCATGATTGTGGCCAGTGATTTGGTTTCTTCCGAAAATGGACAAGGCACGATCAAGCTTCTGCTGACAAGGCCAGTGGAGCGCTGGAAAATCTTATTGAGCAAATATGTAACATTATTATTATCGGTTTCGATTATCGTTGCGATGACAGCCTTATTGTCTTACCTTTTATCAGGAATCGTTTTCGGTTATCAAGGATGGGGAGCCCCCGTAATAACCGGATTCGAATTGAATGGTGCTGATGTGGATGTCAGTCAAGTAAGGTTAGTTGAACAATGGAAATTCCTATTGATGGATTTAGGACTTGTCTGGCTGGTGGCGGTAGTTGTAGGGACCCTTTCTTTCATGCTTTCGGTTTTAGTGAGGAGCACCCCTGCAGGCATGGGCATCATGCTGGCTGCATTAATTTCCGGGGCTATATTGAACAATATGGTTTCATCATGGGAATCAGCGAAATATTTCTTTATGGTGAATTTGAAGTTGACCGCTTATATTAGCGGGACGGCTCCACCGATAGAAGGGATGACTTTATTATCATCTGTCATTACCTTGCTCGTTTGGTGGGCTCTTGCTTTAATTGTATCTTTTACAGTATTTACCCGGAGGGATGTATACTGA
- a CDS encoding SGNH/GDSL hydrolase family protein, with protein MSKPKVLATTIVSALIGLFFVFCLGWAIMDHYGKKSSDMEVIEETPFKNDLPDDFTVVAIGDSLTRGTGDETGKGYVGLVVEDLKSQYNRKPIIHNLGINGQVSNELVQQVKQPEVKRQIQAADVILVTIGGNDLFQKGKTLLEYDREATSVSQKNFLGNLHEIFKDINKVNDSATILLLGLYNPFIDLDKDFDTNRIVRDWNNETAEVVAHYDNAIFVPTFDLFQLSVNEYLYSDNFHPNKKGYRLIADRVAPLIKWEDVER; from the coding sequence TTGAGTAAACCAAAAGTGTTGGCTACTACCATCGTATCAGCTCTTATCGGCCTGTTTTTTGTATTTTGCCTAGGATGGGCGATAATGGACCATTATGGAAAAAAATCATCCGATATGGAAGTAATTGAAGAAACTCCCTTTAAAAATGATCTTCCCGATGATTTTACGGTAGTGGCGATAGGCGATTCATTAACACGTGGCACAGGTGATGAAACAGGCAAAGGCTATGTTGGACTTGTTGTTGAAGATTTGAAGAGTCAATATAATAGAAAACCAATCATTCATAACCTCGGAATTAATGGACAAGTGTCTAACGAATTGGTGCAGCAAGTGAAACAACCGGAAGTGAAGCGCCAAATCCAGGCAGCTGATGTTATTTTAGTTACAATCGGGGGTAACGATTTATTTCAAAAAGGGAAGACCCTGCTTGAATATGATCGTGAGGCTACATCCGTATCACAAAAGAATTTCTTGGGAAATTTACATGAAATTTTTAAAGATATAAATAAAGTCAATGATTCCGCTACTATTTTGTTGCTTGGCCTGTATAATCCATTTATAGATTTGGATAAAGACTTTGATACGAACCGCATCGTACGGGACTGGAATAATGAAACGGCAGAAGTCGTGGCTCATTATGACAATGCAATTTTCGTTCCAACATTCGATTTATTTCAATTGTCGGTAAATGAGTATTTGTATTCGGACAATTTTCACCCTAATAAGAAGGGGTATCGTTTAATTGCTGATAGAGTTGCTCCTTTAATAAAATGGGAGGATGTGGAACGATGA
- a CDS encoding ABC transporter ATP-binding protein produces the protein MKKVTLSVRDLRKKIGKREIIKGIDFELHEGEVFGFLGPNGAGKTTTIRMLVGLIKPSSGSIHICGYDVRQEFTKAMKQMGCIVENPELYPFLSGWDNLLHFARMLPEVDETRMIEVVELVGLQARIHDKVKTYSLGMRQRLGIAQAMLNSPKLLILDEPTNGLDPAGIREMRQFIRKLAEEEGMSVLVSSHLLGEIQQLCDRVAIIKGGEIIKTDTVESLLSAQERIIWRVEPIQKGVEILSRFTDITLDQKYIITAYDELKTPEWNAALNHAGVRVHEMNRKLPGLEELFLQVTGVGGAGIE, from the coding sequence ATGAAAAAGGTGACATTGTCTGTTAGGGACTTGAGAAAAAAGATTGGCAAAAGGGAAATTATTAAAGGAATAGATTTTGAGTTGCATGAAGGTGAGGTTTTCGGCTTTTTAGGACCGAATGGAGCAGGGAAGACGACGACAATCCGCATGTTGGTCGGATTGATTAAGCCATCCTCGGGTTCCATCCATATATGCGGGTATGATGTTCGTCAGGAATTTACGAAGGCTATGAAGCAAATGGGCTGCATCGTTGAAAATCCAGAGTTATATCCATTTTTGAGTGGGTGGGATAATTTGCTCCACTTTGCAAGAATGTTACCTGAAGTCGATGAAACAAGAATGATCGAGGTTGTTGAACTCGTTGGTCTGCAAGCGAGAATTCACGATAAAGTGAAGACCTATTCGTTAGGGATGAGGCAGCGTTTAGGAATCGCGCAGGCAATGCTGAACAGCCCTAAGCTGTTAATTTTGGATGAACCCACTAACGGTCTAGATCCTGCCGGAATCCGTGAAATGCGACAATTCATCAGGAAGTTGGCTGAAGAAGAAGGTATGAGTGTTCTGGTTTCTTCACACTTATTAGGTGAAATACAGCAACTTTGTGACAGGGTCGCAATTATTAAAGGCGGGGAAATTATTAAAACGGATACAGTGGAAAGCTTATTATCCGCGCAGGAGCGGATAATTTGGCGGGTGGAACCTATTCAAAAAGGAGTGGAAATTCTTAGCCGCTTCACCGATATTACCTTAGATCAAAAATATATCATTACAGCTTATGATGAACTCAAAACACCTGAATGGAATGCTGCACTTAACCATGCAGGGGTGAGGGTACATGAAATGAATCGAAAGCTCCCGGGATTGGAAGAGTTGTTTTTGCAAGTTACCGGTGTCGGAGGTGCAGGCATTGAATAA